From one Streptomyces sp. ICC1 genomic stretch:
- a CDS encoding MarR family transcriptional regulator, protein MMLLSRHQVLARRERDPERLERSAYLLLSRIDTQGPMSIGQLAEAFGLDTSTVNRQTAALLRCGLAERVADPDGGMARKLHITVEGGRRLADDREVNRSCLARVVADWSPEDVRELEDVLVRLNRSAEALEGRYWPRTEEGDARAACHLPVPHASPPPAPQAPAAPAP, encoded by the coding sequence ATGATGCTGCTCTCGCGGCACCAGGTGCTGGCCCGGCGCGAGCGCGACCCCGAACGCCTGGAGCGCTCGGCGTACCTGCTGCTCAGCCGGATCGACACACAAGGCCCCATGTCCATCGGACAGTTGGCGGAGGCCTTCGGGCTCGACACCTCGACCGTGAACCGCCAGACGGCCGCGCTGCTGCGCTGCGGACTGGCCGAGCGCGTCGCGGACCCGGACGGCGGCATGGCCCGCAAGCTGCACATCACCGTGGAAGGCGGGCGCCGGCTCGCCGACGACCGTGAGGTCAACCGGTCCTGCCTGGCCCGGGTGGTCGCCGACTGGTCACCTGAGGACGTACGGGAGCTGGAGGACGTCCTGGTCCGCCTCAACCGCAGCGCGGAGGCCCTCGAAGGACGGTACTGGCCGCGCACGGAGGAAGGCGACGCCCGCGCCGCATGCCACCTGCCGGTCCCGCACGCATCCCCGCCCCCCGCTCCGCAGGCACCCGCGGCTCCCGCGCCGTAG
- a CDS encoding NADH:flavin oxidoreductase: MTVTTSTSSRAAEILSRPVKLNGLTVPNRIAMAPMTRMFSPDGVPGEDVQAYYASRAAAGVGLIVTEGTYIGHDSAGQSDRVPRFHGEEQLAGWAKVAAAVHEAGGTIVPQLWHIGMVRKQGEAPYADAPAVGPSGIRVDGTEGTGRAMTRTDLDDVIGAFADAAAEAERIGFDGVELHGAHGYLLDQFLWERTNRRTDAYGGDAVARTKFAAEIVAAVRERVPADFPVIFRYSQWKQEAYDARLAQTPEELEAILAPLAAAGVDAFHASTRRYWLPEFEGSDLNLAGWTKKLTGRPTITVGSVGLDGDFIRAFAGEGAALGDIDNLLDRMERDEFDMVAVGRALLQDPQWAAKVLGNRFDELKPYDAVSLRSLSR; the protein is encoded by the coding sequence ATGACCGTCACCACGTCCACTTCCTCCCGCGCGGCCGAGATCCTGTCCCGGCCCGTCAAACTGAACGGCCTGACCGTCCCCAATCGCATCGCGATGGCGCCGATGACCCGGATGTTCTCCCCCGACGGCGTGCCCGGCGAGGACGTGCAGGCGTACTACGCCAGCCGGGCCGCCGCGGGCGTGGGCTTGATCGTCACCGAGGGCACCTACATCGGTCACGACTCCGCCGGGCAGAGCGACCGGGTGCCGCGGTTCCACGGCGAGGAGCAGCTGGCGGGGTGGGCGAAGGTCGCCGCGGCCGTGCACGAGGCCGGCGGCACGATCGTGCCCCAGCTGTGGCACATAGGCATGGTGCGCAAGCAGGGCGAGGCACCGTATGCCGACGCCCCCGCCGTCGGTCCCTCCGGCATCCGCGTCGACGGCACCGAGGGGACCGGCAGGGCGATGACCCGCACCGACCTCGACGACGTCATCGGCGCGTTCGCCGACGCCGCCGCGGAGGCCGAGCGGATCGGTTTCGACGGCGTCGAGCTGCACGGCGCCCACGGCTACCTGCTCGACCAGTTCCTGTGGGAGCGGACCAACCGCCGCACCGACGCCTACGGCGGCGACGCGGTGGCCCGTACGAAGTTCGCCGCGGAGATCGTGGCCGCGGTCCGCGAGCGCGTCCCGGCCGATTTCCCGGTGATCTTCCGCTACTCGCAGTGGAAGCAGGAGGCCTACGACGCACGGCTCGCGCAGACCCCGGAGGAGCTGGAGGCGATCCTCGCCCCGCTGGCGGCAGCGGGCGTCGACGCGTTCCACGCCTCCACCAGGCGCTACTGGCTCCCGGAGTTCGAGGGCTCGGACCTGAACCTGGCGGGCTGGACCAAGAAGCTCACCGGCCGGCCGACCATCACCGTCGGTTCGGTCGGCCTCGACGGCGACTTCATCCGCGCCTTCGCCGGTGAGGGCGCGGCGCTCGGCGACATCGACAACCTCCTGGACCGCATGGAACGCGATGAGTTCGACATGGTCGCCGTCGGCCGGGCGCTGCTCCAGGACCCGCAGTGGGCCGCGAAGGTCCTCGGGAACCGCTTCGACGAGCTGAAGCCGTACGACGCGGTGTCGCTCAGGTCGCTCAGCCGGTAA
- a CDS encoding PIG-L family deacetylase produces the protein MTDRPLTLMAVHAHPDDEATGTGGVLARYAAEGIRTVLVTCTDGGCGDGAEGAKPGDPGHDPAAVALVRRRELEASCDVLKISDLETLDYADSGMVGWPSNDAPGSFWQTPVQEGAARLAELMLHYRPDVVVTYDENGFYGHPDHIQAHRITMAALEMTALTPKVYWTTMPRSTMQRFGEIMHEFHEDMPEPDPAETAALAEIGLPDDEITTWVDATAFSDQKFEALAAHSSQGENIFFLKMGKERFGQLMGMETFVRVKDATGAAVPENDLFAGLR, from the coding sequence ATGACTGACCGGCCCTTGACGCTCATGGCTGTACACGCCCATCCCGACGACGAGGCCACCGGAACGGGCGGGGTCCTCGCGCGGTACGCGGCGGAAGGCATCCGCACGGTTCTCGTGACGTGTACCGACGGCGGTTGCGGTGACGGAGCGGAGGGCGCCAAGCCGGGCGATCCCGGGCACGATCCGGCGGCCGTCGCCCTGGTGCGCCGTCGAGAACTCGAGGCGAGCTGTGACGTCCTGAAGATCAGCGATCTGGAGACGTTGGACTATGCCGACTCCGGGATGGTGGGCTGGCCGAGCAACGACGCCCCCGGATCCTTCTGGCAGACCCCCGTACAGGAAGGCGCGGCCCGACTCGCGGAACTCATGCTGCACTACCGGCCCGATGTGGTCGTCACTTACGACGAGAACGGCTTCTACGGCCACCCCGACCACATCCAGGCCCACCGCATCACGATGGCGGCGCTGGAGATGACCGCGCTGACGCCGAAGGTGTACTGGACGACGATGCCGCGCTCGACGATGCAGCGGTTCGGCGAGATCATGCACGAGTTTCACGAGGACATGCCGGAGCCGGACCCTGCCGAGACCGCCGCGCTCGCGGAGATCGGCCTCCCCGACGACGAGATCACCACGTGGGTGGACGCCACCGCGTTCAGCGATCAGAAGTTCGAGGCGTTGGCCGCGCACTCCAGTCAGGGCGAGAACATCTTCTTCCTCAAGATGGGCAAGGAGAGGTTCGGCCAGTTGATGGGCATGGAGACCTTCGTACGGGTCAAGGACGCCACCGGCGCGGCCGTACCCGAGAACGACCTCTTCGCCGGACTGCGCTGA
- a CDS encoding poly-gamma-glutamate hydrolase family protein translates to MKNTSRRTLLASVAAVAAGLPTLNAVVGTGATPAAAATDPETNTGLYTRTADKEGSDWMRRFRCGAPVQLTDNTRNTSIPVSSTAIIAPHGGGIEAGTSELCLAVAGYKPFDANTDPAAAAVAGVPQRDYWMFEALANSSAQHVTSTLCDDPAALAVCGSNLYAVSLHGFTPDDAPTAKQILIGGRDQRLKRNLAAAFAQHGFTTGHSDPALNVTVILTGANTSLNGDDVANIVNRTRTGAGAQLEISTKLREAMFGTFTGGSDRRASYGVASTTAPHAAHFWNGFVDAVRKAVDENERGLAR, encoded by the coding sequence ATGAAGAACACCAGCCGACGCACCCTCCTCGCCTCCGTCGCCGCCGTTGCCGCGGGACTGCCCACGCTCAACGCCGTTGTGGGCACCGGCGCCACCCCTGCCGCCGCCGCGACCGACCCCGAGACCAACACCGGGCTGTACACCCGTACCGCCGACAAGGAGGGCAGCGACTGGATGCGCCGCTTCCGCTGCGGCGCCCCGGTTCAGCTCACCGACAACACCCGCAACACGAGCATCCCGGTGAGCAGCACGGCGATCATCGCGCCGCACGGCGGTGGCATCGAGGCGGGCACGAGCGAGCTGTGCCTGGCCGTCGCCGGCTACAAGCCCTTCGACGCCAACACCGATCCGGCGGCCGCGGCGGTGGCGGGAGTACCGCAGCGCGACTACTGGATGTTCGAGGCGCTGGCCAACTCGTCGGCGCAGCACGTCACTTCCACCCTCTGCGACGACCCGGCCGCCCTCGCCGTCTGCGGCAGCAATCTGTACGCCGTCTCCCTGCACGGCTTCACACCGGACGACGCCCCGACCGCCAAGCAGATCCTCATCGGCGGCCGCGACCAGCGGCTGAAGCGCAACCTGGCCGCTGCCTTCGCCCAGCACGGTTTCACCACCGGCCACAGCGACCCCGCGCTGAACGTGACCGTGATCCTCACCGGCGCCAACACGTCCCTGAACGGCGACGACGTGGCGAACATCGTCAACCGCACCCGCACCGGAGCCGGCGCCCAGCTGGAGATCTCCACCAAGCTGCGCGAAGCGATGTTCGGCACCTTCACGGGCGGCTCCGATCGGCGTGCCAGTTATGGCGTGGCCTCCACCACCGCCCCGCACGCGGCCCACTTCTGGAACGGCTTCGTCGACGCCGTACGCAAGGCGGTCGACGAGAACGAGCGCGGCCTCGCCCGCTGA
- a CDS encoding NAD(P)-dependent oxidoreductase — protein MFGVSACIAALGVVVPVLFVPPGADPGHDNHPAAQALRAHPQVADATVRRPAQGPPVAYAVLHDSLGPSGQELMGLLRRSLAPEAVPATVTLLDALPRTAAGPPDHARLPGPSTPSTPTGPRAEAVMESFTALLGLPSSPDDDFFALGGHSLKAVQLAERLRAELGLPLTGLDVLQARTPRALTALLDERAARQSAAKAASKSAPRSRDIRPGTVLVTGATGGVGAFVVRELAAQGRPVLALARPESAHLIATEGVDVIEGDLSDLAGLRNAVAQADAVVHAACTFTRHDVDLAAMETMVDAWRRGPFVFVSSVDAYGHPDTDRVAEESPPHAPVSPYGRAKLDCEALLLRAAGTEGRGGASAVRSPIVWGAHDRLREQLRWGAIGTLYQAAREGRPIELPRPGTGGHPWYGVAWVHAAALARAVAECLDRPVHGVANAAGGHVSWHDLAHDLTELHGTRSDFSETGTTPRDLDHRWHYDSTRLARPLRARQGEDRRTVLAEMIAGMTPGTD, from the coding sequence GTGTTCGGGGTCAGCGCCTGCATCGCCGCACTCGGCGTCGTGGTGCCCGTGCTCTTCGTCCCCCCCGGCGCGGACCCGGGCCATGACAACCACCCGGCCGCGCAAGCCTTGCGCGCCCACCCGCAGGTCGCCGACGCCACGGTGCGCCGGCCCGCCCAGGGTCCGCCCGTCGCCTACGCCGTCCTGCACGACAGCCTCGGCCCGTCCGGCCAAGAGCTGATGGGCCTGCTGCGCCGCTCGCTCGCACCCGAGGCCGTACCCGCCACCGTCACGCTGCTCGACGCGCTGCCGCGCACCGCCGCCGGACCGCCCGACCACGCCCGGCTGCCCGGACCGTCCACGCCGAGCACCCCGACCGGCCCCCGGGCCGAAGCGGTGATGGAGTCCTTCACCGCGCTGCTGGGTCTCCCCTCGTCGCCCGACGACGACTTCTTCGCCCTCGGCGGCCACTCCCTGAAAGCCGTGCAGCTGGCCGAGCGACTGCGTGCGGAGCTCGGGCTGCCGCTCACGGGCCTCGACGTGCTCCAGGCCCGCACGCCCCGCGCGCTGACCGCCCTCCTCGACGAACGGGCGGCGCGGCAGAGCGCCGCGAAGGCCGCGAGCAAATCGGCCCCCCGCTCCCGGGACATCCGCCCGGGCACGGTCCTGGTCACCGGCGCGACGGGCGGCGTGGGCGCTTTCGTCGTCCGCGAACTGGCCGCGCAGGGCCGCCCCGTGCTGGCGCTGGCCCGGCCCGAGTCCGCCCATCTGATCGCCACCGAGGGCGTCGACGTCATCGAGGGCGACCTCTCGGACCTGGCCGGGCTCCGCAACGCCGTCGCGCAAGCCGACGCGGTCGTCCACGCCGCCTGCACCTTCACCCGGCACGACGTGGACCTGGCGGCGATGGAGACGATGGTCGACGCCTGGCGGCGCGGACCGTTCGTCTTCGTCAGCAGCGTCGACGCCTACGGGCACCCCGATACGGACCGGGTTGCCGAGGAATCGCCGCCCCACGCCCCCGTCAGCCCGTACGGGAGGGCCAAGCTCGACTGCGAGGCCCTGCTGCTGCGGGCCGCGGGCACCGAGGGACGCGGGGGAGCGAGCGCCGTACGGTCACCGATCGTCTGGGGCGCGCACGACCGACTGCGCGAACAGCTGCGCTGGGGCGCCATCGGCACGCTCTACCAGGCCGCCCGCGAGGGCCGGCCGATCGAACTGCCGCGGCCCGGCACCGGGGGACACCCCTGGTACGGAGTGGCCTGGGTGCACGCGGCCGCCCTGGCCCGTGCGGTGGCCGAGTGCCTGGACCGCCCCGTGCACGGAGTCGCCAACGCGGCCGGCGGGCACGTCTCGTGGCACGACCTGGCCCACGACCTCACGGAACTGCACGGCACCCGTTCGGACTTCAGCGAGACCGGCACGACGCCCCGGGACCTGGATCACCGCTGGCACTACGACAGCACACGACTGGCCCGTCCTCTGCGGGCACGGCAGGGAGAGGACAGGCGGACCGTACTGGCAGAGATGATCGCCGGCATGACACCCGGCACCGACTGA